A genomic region of Caenorhabditis elegans chromosome V contains the following coding sequences:
- the F56H9.2 gene encoding Venom peptide (Confirmed by transcript evidence): MLERVLSVFIFVLYLFDTVFATTEEHNKGKDDMYKRKISAVGIKDRGVRLEQFAVPS, from the exons ATGCTGGAGCGTGTGTTGAGTGTTTTCATTTTCGTCCTTTACCTTTTCGACACCGTCTTCGCCACGACTGAAGAGCACAACAAAGGAAAAG atgacATGTATAAGAGAAAAATCAGTGCAGTTGGAATCAAAGATCGTGGAGTCCGCTTGGAACAGTTTGCCGTTCCTTCATAG
- the F56H9.2 gene encoding 30S ribosomal protein S16 (Confirmed by transcript evidence) — MYKRKISAVGIKDRGVRLEQFAVPS, encoded by the coding sequence ATGTATAAGAGAAAAATCAGTGCAGTTGGAATCAAAGATCGTGGAGTCCGCTTGGAACAGTTTGCCGTTCCTTCATAG